CTTGGGGACCAATGGTTTTGGGTCATGCGTATCAGCCAGTTGTTGATGCCGTGATTGAAAAAGCAAAATTGGGAACTTCATTTGGAATGCCAACAGAATTAGAAACTGAAATTGCTGCTTTGGCGGTTTCTATGGTTCCAAATATTGATAAAATACGTTTTGTAAATTCAGGTACAGAAGCTTGTATGAGTGCGATTCGTTTAGCTCGCGGATTTACAAAAAGAGATAAAATTATAAAATTCGCAGGTTGTTACCACGGACATTCTGATTCGTTTTTGATTCAGGCTGGAAGTGGAGCTGTAACTTTTGGATCTCCAAATAGTCCGGGAGTTACAGAAGGAACTGCAAAAGATACTTTGTTGGCAAAATACAATGATTTAGAGAATGTAAAAACTTTAATTGAAGCTAACAAAAACGAAATCGCTGCTATAATTATCGAGCCAGTTGCAGGAAATATGGGATGTATTCCGCCTCAAAAAGGTTTCTTGCAAGGTTTAAGAGATTTGTGTACTGCAAACGGAATTTTACTAATTTTTGATGAGGTAATGACAGGTTTCCGTTTGGCTCGCGGTGGAGTTCAGGAATTGTTTAATATCAACGCTGATATTGTTACTTTCGGAAAAGTGATTGGTGGAGGTTTGCCGGTTGGAGCTTTTGCTGCACGTGCCGAAATCATGAATTATTTAGCACCACTGGGACCAGTTTATCAAGCAGGAACATTATCTGGAAATCCTCTTGCAATGGCGGCAGGATTAGCAATGTTGCAATCTCTTGATAATGATCGTGCAATTTTTGATCGTTTAGACGAAAAAACAGCTTATCTGGAAGCAGGAATTGATAGAGTTTTAAAAGCAAATAATGTTGTTTTTACAATCAATAGAGTAGGTTCGATGATTTCTGTTCATTTTGATGCAAATCCGGTTGTTGATTTTCAAACAGCGGCAAAAGGAGATAATGAAACGTTCAAGAAATTCTTTCACGGTTTGTTAAACGAAGGAGTTTATATTGCGCCATCGGCATATGAAACATGGTTTATTACGGATGCATTAACATATGAAGATTTAGATTTTACAATTAATGCAATTGATAAGGTTTCAAAGACATTTTAAATCTTAAAACATATACTATTTTTCAATTTAAGGTTCAGTTTTTTCATAAAAGCTGAACCTTTTTTTATGATTTTACTTTCGATTATACTTGTTAATAATATGTTAAGAAGAAGGTTTACTTTCTTATAAGTAGAATAAAAATTATTTTTGCCATCAAATAACCACTAAACCTACCAATGAATGAATAAATTTTTCATTTTTATTACAATGGCATTTTTTATGCTGTTTTCTAATAATCAATTTGCCCAATCAAACAAAAAGACATCCAAAAAAGACGAACCTGTAGTTGCACCGCCAGAAAAAAAATCAGAATCAACAATTAAAGAATACAGTAAAGTAATTACTAAAGACGCTGTTTCTGATGACGGACTTTTTAAAGTGCACAAGGTGGATAAAAAATACTACTTTGAAATCCCGAATAAGTATTTAAATAAAGATATGCTTTTGGTAAGCAGACTTTCAAAATTGCCTGCTAATTTAGGCGGAGGATATGTAAATGCTGGTTCTGAAACTAATGAACAATTGATTGTTTGGCAGCGTTTTCAAGATAAAATCCTTATCAAATCAAAATCATATAATGCGGTTGCAAATGATACTTTGCCCATTAGTATTTCGGTAAAATCAAATAATTATGAGCCTACATTATTTGCATTTGATATTGTAGCTTTCAGCAAAGATTCAGCAAATACGGTTATCGATGTAACGAAATTTTACAGCACAGATGTTAAGGCAATCAGCGGAATATCAGCAGAAATGCGAGATACGTACAAAGTAAAAGGACTTGACGATTCACGTAGCTTTATCAATAAGATTAAAAGTTTTCCGATGAATATCGAAGTAATTCAGGATATGACTTATAATGCTTCGAAACCGTCAACGCTGGAAGAAACAGAATCGATAAGTGTTCAAATGAATCAATCTATGATTTTGTTGCCGGAAGTACCAATGAAACCAAGATTGGCAGATTCGCGCGTGGGTTGGTTTACGGTAAGTCAATACGATTACGGAAGCAACGAATTAAAATCGGACCTTAAAACATATATCAGACGTTGGAGATTGGAACCAAAAGATCCTGAAGCTTATAATAGAGGAGAATTGGTTGAGCCAATAAAACCAATCGTATATTATTTAGATCCTGCAACGCCTGAAAAGTTGAAAAAATACATAAAACAAGGAATAGAAGAGTGGCAAAAACCGTTTGAAACTGCCGGTTTTAAAAATGCGATTATTGCTAAAGATGCTCCAACAAAAGAAGAAGATCCTGATTTTAGCCCTGAAGATATACGTTATTCAGTTATTCGTTATGTAGCAAGTACGACCCGAAATGCAGTTGGACCAAGTGTTTCAGATCCAAGAACAGGAGAAATTATCGAAAGCGATGTGATTTGGTATCACAATCATTTGCGTTCTTACAGAAACAGATATTTGTTAGAAACCGGTGCAGCAAATCCGTCGGCGAGAACATTACAAACTAGTGACGAAGAAATGGGCGAAATGATGCGAATGGTTATTGCGCACGAAGTTGGTCATGCTTTAGGTTTTCCGCATAATATGGGCGCAAGTTGTGCGTATGATGTTGAGAGTTACAGAAATGGCGATTTTACACAACAAAACGGAATCTCAGCAAGTATAATGGATTATGCCCGTTTTAATTATATTGCACAACCCGGAGATAAAAATATTCGTTTTATTCGTAAAATGGGAGCTTATGATCA
This genomic window from Flavobacterium sp. 9 contains:
- a CDS encoding zinc-dependent metalloprotease, which produces MNKFFIFITMAFFMLFSNNQFAQSNKKTSKKDEPVVAPPEKKSESTIKEYSKVITKDAVSDDGLFKVHKVDKKYYFEIPNKYLNKDMLLVSRLSKLPANLGGGYVNAGSETNEQLIVWQRFQDKILIKSKSYNAVANDTLPISISVKSNNYEPTLFAFDIVAFSKDSANTVIDVTKFYSTDVKAISGISAEMRDTYKVKGLDDSRSFINKIKSFPMNIEVIQDMTYNASKPSTLEETESISVQMNQSMILLPEVPMKPRLADSRVGWFTVSQYDYGSNELKSDLKTYIRRWRLEPKDPEAYNRGELVEPIKPIVYYLDPATPEKLKKYIKQGIEEWQKPFETAGFKNAIIAKDAPTKEEDPDFSPEDIRYSVIRYVASTTRNAVGPSVSDPRTGEIIESDVIWYHNHLRSYRNRYLLETGAANPSARTLQTSDEEMGEMMRMVIAHEVGHALGFPHNMGASCAYDVESYRNGDFTQQNGISASIMDYARFNYIAQPGDKNIRFIRKMGAYDHYALNWGYRVIPNAKSPEAEAVTLDKWILEKAGNPIYKFGDQGSSFDPTSQTEDIGNNSMKASSYGLKNLEYVAGHLSEWTSNVTNDYEDLDELYKEMLDVWSRYVGHVVTNVGGVYENTKKPNQAGNVYEVVPKAKQIEAMNWLQANAFASPTWIVNVNTLKNTNSAGYSEKFRSLQVRHLNNLLSISRIGRLMDNEILGADTYKALDLLKDTRKGIWKEAATPANVTIYRRNLQRGYIDRMGALMIEEIKPTDKSTTYYNVAQSDLRALVRGELTVLRSTLLAAKARPTNTETKYHYEDCIKRIDLILNPK
- the hemL gene encoding glutamate-1-semialdehyde 2,1-aminomutase; protein product: MIYKRSSQLFAEAEKVIPGGVNSPVRAFKAVGGTPIFVKSAKGAYLYDEDGNKLIDYINSWGPMVLGHAYQPVVDAVIEKAKLGTSFGMPTELETEIAALAVSMVPNIDKIRFVNSGTEACMSAIRLARGFTKRDKIIKFAGCYHGHSDSFLIQAGSGAVTFGSPNSPGVTEGTAKDTLLAKYNDLENVKTLIEANKNEIAAIIIEPVAGNMGCIPPQKGFLQGLRDLCTANGILLIFDEVMTGFRLARGGVQELFNINADIVTFGKVIGGGLPVGAFAARAEIMNYLAPLGPVYQAGTLSGNPLAMAAGLAMLQSLDNDRAIFDRLDEKTAYLEAGIDRVLKANNVVFTINRVGSMISVHFDANPVVDFQTAAKGDNETFKKFFHGLLNEGVYIAPSAYETWFITDALTYEDLDFTINAIDKVSKTF